From the genome of Falco cherrug isolate bFalChe1 chromosome 14, bFalChe1.pri, whole genome shotgun sequence, one region includes:
- the ATMIN gene encoding ATM interactor isoform X2, giving the protein MKMHAEKKHKCDKCSNSYGTEWYLKRHIEVCGKTFQCTCGCPYASRTALLSHIYRTGHEIPAEHRDPPSKKRKMETSVHNQQLAEKANEAFINTHNNNPGTQELESSEVKLVASLEGSCSSNLTNQMQPKGTPKMLLPKPRVALVKLPVMQLAHLPVYVSATDSSVKPAVVAVDNQGPVVSTVHLLPQSIGILIPALEAETLVFKDSMPVSKVTNSGDHEPVSTGVQVELDKVTLNDTGQELGNACHKNKISSINIQTDLSYISQNFVPAAAWTPSSSVSSCSQTDLSFSSQVSLPISVQTQTLLPASKLTSSIAAQTDAFSQVCFPASGISRETQTGRTEDTVDGRVQMDQAVMCSDIFDNVHSSYNVSTHIELPENNLMPANIDQTLLQRSNCKSLNQDTVKSESLIGFNTQTNILPPQNTMDNQTQTMDLLSDLENIFSGNMSGQALDNRGLLSETSSNADTHLPPGPSQSTGIDFDIEEFFSASNIQTQTEESELGTLNSEPVLESLDIETQTDFLFSDSATQSYSCRGNSNFLGLEMFDTQTQTDLNFFLDSNTHLPLGSILKQSSFSMSTDSSDTETQTEVYLATKNSPTQNIESKVQLSSAETQTMDSCFENLGSLFLTSNETQTAMDDFLLADLAWNTMESQFSSVETQTCEELCSLFQSSGKPNH; this is encoded by the exons ATGAAAATGCATGCTGAAAAGAAGCACAAATGTGATAAATGTAGTAACTCATATGGTACAGAATGGTACTTGAAACGGCATATAGAGGTCTGTGGCAAGACTTTCCAGTGTACTTGTGGGTGCCCTTACGCCAGCAGAACAGCATTACTGTCTCATATTTACAGAACTGGCCATGAAATTCCTGCAGAACACAG GGATCCTCCtagtaagaaaaggaaaatggaaaccTCCGTACATAATCAACAGTTggcagagaaagcaaatgaagCATTCATCAATACACACAATAACAATCCTGGCACTCAGGAACTGGAGTCCTCTGAAGTGAAACTAGTGGCCTCTCTTGAAGGCTCCTGCAGCTCTAACTTGACAAACCAAATGCAGCCAAAAGGTACACCGAAGATGCTTTTACCAAAGCCCAGGGTGGCTTTGGTTAAACTCCCAGTGATGCAGCTTGCTCACTTGCCTGTATACGTATCTGCAACAGACTCTTCGGTCAAACCTGCTGTAGTGGCTGTTGATAACCAAGGTCCAGTTGTAAGTACTGTTCATTTACTGCCTCAGTCTATAGGAATTCTGATTCCAGCACTGGAGGCAGAAACACTTGTATTTAAAGATAGTATGCCTGTTTCAAAAGTGACAAATTCTGGTGATCACGAACCGGTAAGTACTGGTGTACAAGTTGAGTTGGATAAGGTTACACTGAATGACACAGGGCAAGAGCTGGGGAATGCTTGTCACAAGAATAAAATTTCTTCGATAAATATACAGACGGACTTATCTTATATTTCACAGAACTTTGTACCAGCTGCAGCCTGGACTCCCAGTTCTTCTGTATCCTCTTGCTCTCAGACTGATCTTTCATTCAGCTCACAGGTTTCATTACCCATCAGTGTACAAACACAGAcgctgctgcctgcttccaaACTGACTTCATCCATAGCTGCTCAGACTGATGCTTTTAGTCAGGTTTGTTTTCCAGCGAGTGGCATTTCTAGGGAGACTCAGACTGGGAGGACAGAGGACACTGTTGATGGAAGAGTGCAAATGGACCAGGCTGTAATGTGCAGTGACATCTTTGACAACGTTCATTCATCATATAATGTTTCTACTCACATTGAACTTCCAGAGAACAACTTAATGCCTGCAAATATTGATCAAACCTTGCTGCAAAGGAGTAATTGCAAGAGCCTGAATCAAGATACGGTGAAGTCTGAATCCCTTATTGGCTTCAATACACAGACTAATATACTTCCACCTCAAAATACGATGGATAATCAAACCCAGACGATGGACCTACTAAGTGATCTGGAGAACATCTTTTCAGGAAACATGTCTGGCCAGGCACTGGATAATCGTGGCCTTTTGTCTGAGACCAGTTCTAATGCTGACACGCATCTGCCACCCGGTCCATCACAGAGCACAGGAATAGACTTTGATATTGAAGAGTTCTTTTCAGCATCCAATATCCAAACTCAGACTGAGGAGAGTGAGCTTGGTACCCTAAACTCTGAGCCAGTTTTGGAGTCGCTGGACATTGAAACTCAGactgatttcttattttcagataGCGCCACTCAATCGTATAGCTGCCGAGGAAATTCTAACTTCTTAGGTTTGGAGATGTTTgatacacagacacagacagacttgaatttttttttggaCAGTAATACCCATCTGCCTTTAGGGAGTATTCTGAAGCAGTCTAGTTTCTCCATGAGTACGGACTCATCTGATACAGAAACCCAGACAGAAGTGTATCTGGCTACTAAAAATAGCCCTACTCAAAATATTGAAAGCAAAGTCCAGCTCAGTAGCGCTGAAACACAGACTATGGATAGCTGCTTTGAGAACCTAGGGAGTTTATTCCTCACCAGCAATGAGACACAGACAGCAATGGACGACTTCCTTCTGGCTGACTTAGCCTGGAATACAATGGAGTCCCAGTTCAGTTCAGTAGAAACACAGACCTGTGAAGAGCTGTGCTCCTTGTTTCAGAGCTCTGGCAAGCCCAACCATTGA
- the LOC129737388 gene encoding protein phosphatase 1 regulatory subunit 3E-like, translating to MDKAGSLHTSVPAPPPRLYLPRNFSCSACLYGSLAEQCKGGCSPDGDAAPPPVVREAAGEKPPPPPRGREPSLPAVPPSPTQRRRAKSLPTPGDRSLRPALQQSPSRRKTVRFADSLGLELTSVRHFCEADLPQVPPPAPPPPRTADLFKTRKPPALGELEPVLFGPPPPLLEPLFPPQPGASPGFAERVRQHKVRLEWVRAEPAGLRGAVRVLNLAYEKAVSVRYTLNGWASCAEVPAAYQPAGPADGLTDRFAFLLPLGAAAAEATLEFAVRYRVAGAEYWDNNEGTNYRLRGRQRGPPAGGLPQDPDSTAWVHFI from the coding sequence ATGGATAAGGCGGGCTCGCTGCACACCTCGgtgcccgcgccgccgccccggctcTACCTGCCGCGCAACTTCAGCTGCAGCGCCTGCCTGTATGGCAGCCTGGCCGAGCAGTGCaaggggggctgcagccccgaCGGCGACGCCGCGCCCCCGCCCGTGGTGCGGGAAGCGGCGGGCGAgaagccgccgccgccgccccgcggccgggAGCCCTCGCTGCCCGCCGTGCCGCCTAGCCCCACGCAGCGCCGCCGCGCCAAGTCGCTGCCCACGCCCGGCGACCGCAGCCTGCGGCCGGCGCTGCAGCAGAGCCCGTCTCGCCGCAAGACGGTGCGGTTCGCCGACTCGCTCGGCCTGGAGCTCACCTCCGTGCGCCACTTCTGCGAGGCCGACCTGCCGCAggtgccgccgcccgccccgccgccgccgcgcaccGCCGACCTCTTCAAGACCAGGAAGCCGCCGGCGCTGGGCGAGCTGGAGCCGGTGCTGTtcgggccgccgccgccgctgctggAGCCGCTCTTCCCGCCGCAGCCCGGCGCCAGCCCCGGCTTCGCGGAGCGGGTGCGGCAGCACAAGGTGAGGCTGGAGTGGGTGCGGGCCGAgccggcggggctgcgcggcgCCGTGCGCGTCCTCAACCTGGCGTACGAGAAGGCCGTGTCGGTGCGCTACACGCTCAACGGCTGGGCCAGCTGCGCCGAGGTCCCCGCCGCCTACCAGCCGGCCGGGCCGGCGGACGGCCTCACCGACCGCTTCgccttcctcctgcccttgggtgccgccgccgccgaggcCACGCTGGAGTTCGCCGTCCGCTACCGCGTCGCCGGCGCCGAGTACTGGGACAACAACGAGGGTACGAACTACCGGCTGCGCGGCCGGCAGCGCGGCCCGCCCGCCGGCGGCCTCCCGCAGGACCCCGACAGCACCGCCTGGGTCCACTTCATCtga